One genomic region from Desulfofalx alkaliphila DSM 12257 encodes:
- a CDS encoding nucleoside recognition domain-containing protein yields MDFTAFINDAFQGSLEQVWIMAAIIIPLMLFLEIIKDLNLLDKVSSLLNPLTKLYKMSNRSSVPLMAGLVIGISYGAGIILEAAKSGDLDFRDLYLINVFLAVCHSLFEDTALFMVLGANWIILVVPRLIVALVVTLMFSRWKRLIAVNGSIANINKAGSHYG; encoded by the coding sequence TTGGATTTTACGGCCTTTATTAATGATGCTTTTCAGGGAAGTCTGGAGCAGGTTTGGATAATGGCAGCCATAATCATTCCCCTGATGTTATTCTTAGAAATTATCAAGGACCTAAATTTACTTGATAAGGTTAGTTCACTGCTTAATCCGTTAACCAAACTATATAAAATGTCCAATAGATCAAGCGTTCCTTTGATGGCAGGCTTAGTTATTGGCATTAGTTATGGTGCCGGTATTATTTTAGAAGCTGCCAAAAGCGGCGACCTTGATTTTCGCGATTTATATTTAATTAATGTTTTTTTGGCAGTATGTCATTCTTTGTTTGAAGATACGGCACTTTTTATGGTGCTGGGTGCCAACTGGATTATACTGGTGGTACCCCGATTAATAGTGGCCCTGGTGGTTACGCTAATGTTTAGCCGCTGGAAGAGGTTGATAGCTGTTAACGGCAGCATAGCAAATATTAATAAGGCAGGTAGTCACTATGGTTGA
- a CDS encoding DUF2892 domain-containing protein produces MRRNMTGGERMLSIIGGLAFTGLGMSERLRNSTMGKTMTVLGAKTTVVGIIGYDPLLDLLDN; encoded by the coding sequence ATGCGCCGCAATATGACCGGTGGCGAAAGAATGCTGAGTATTATCGGTGGTTTAGCTTTTACCGGATTAGGCATGTCCGAAAGGTTGCGCAACTCCACCATGGGCAAGACAATGACAGTTCTAGGAGCAAAAACCACTGTTGTCGGTATTATCGGCTATGATCCGCTGTTGGATTTATTGGATAATTAA
- a CDS encoding ABC transporter permease, with amino-acid sequence MTFEKRADASPAGNILVPLFSVVLALLTGAVFLWLSGHDPARAYMTMFKGAFGSGYGISETIVKSIPLMLCALGVAIAFKMKLWNIGAEGQLVMGAVGATWVALNFPDYPALVLIPAMFIMGTLCGGIWGMLPAIPRAYLGVNEIITTLMLNYVAILWMEYLVYGPWRDPQGFNFPLTAAFADAARLPTFGDSRVHAGLLIAVVLAVIIYYGMKHTRWGYEVKVIGESETAARYAGMSISKNIILVMMVSGAIAGIAGMAEVSGLMHRLQDSISVGYGYTAIIIAWLSHLHPGAIIAVSILFGGLEAGGYSLQTTGIPAAIVSMLQGLILFFVLGGQILTRYRIVFNSKKVGGN; translated from the coding sequence TTGACATTTGAAAAAAGGGCTGATGCTTCGCCGGCGGGCAACATATTGGTGCCGCTATTTTCGGTGGTACTGGCTTTGCTTACCGGAGCGGTGTTTTTGTGGTTGTCCGGACATGACCCTGCCCGGGCGTATATGACAATGTTTAAGGGGGCCTTTGGCTCCGGCTATGGCATTTCGGAAACAATTGTAAAATCAATACCGCTTATGCTGTGTGCACTGGGGGTTGCCATTGCTTTTAAAATGAAGCTGTGGAACATCGGTGCCGAGGGACAACTGGTAATGGGTGCCGTTGGTGCCACATGGGTGGCCTTGAATTTTCCGGATTATCCGGCCTTGGTACTGATACCTGCCATGTTCATCATGGGTACACTGTGCGGCGGCATATGGGGTATGCTGCCGGCAATTCCCCGGGCATACCTGGGTGTAAACGAGATTATAACAACCTTAATGCTAAACTATGTGGCTATCCTATGGATGGAGTACCTGGTATACGGCCCCTGGAGGGATCCCCAAGGATTTAACTTTCCGCTGACGGCGGCCTTTGCAGATGCGGCCAGGCTGCCCACCTTTGGGGACAGCCGTGTCCATGCCGGATTGCTTATTGCCGTTGTGCTGGCGGTTATAATATACTATGGCATGAAACATACCCGCTGGGGTTATGAAGTTAAGGTTATCGGTGAAAGTGAAACCGCCGCCCGTTATGCGGGTATGAGTATTAGTAAAAATATTATTTTAGTGATGATGGTAAGTGGGGCCATAGCAGGTATAGCCGGCATGGCCGAAGTATCTGGCCTTATGCACCGTTTACAGGATAGTATCAGTGTGGGTTATGGCTACACCGCCATAATTATAGCCTGGCTGTCGCATTTGCACCCCGGTGCCATTATAGCGGTTTCAATACTCTTTGGTGGCTTAGAAGCCGGAGGTTACAGTTTACAAACCACCGGTATTCCTGCAGCCATTGTATCTATGTTGCAGGGCTTGATCTTGTTCTTTGTATTGGGTGGACAAATCTTAACCCGTTATCGCATCGTATTTAATAGCAAGAAGGTGGGGGGTAACTGA
- a CDS encoding rubrerythrin family protein → MSKKTIDNLKAAYAGESQARNNYTFWAGVARKEGWLEVAEYFEETAANEKEHAEQILKLLNGINGTEKNLQAAVENESFEYEDMYVEFEKVAREEGEEEAAELFKALQKVEKHHAERFAQLLELLKQGKLLYKDQPVKWKCRECGYIYEGNEPPEECPLCKHPKKYYRPLVE, encoded by the coding sequence TTGAGTAAGAAAACCATTGACAATTTAAAAGCGGCATATGCCGGAGAAAGCCAAGCAAGAAACAACTATACTTTTTGGGCCGGCGTTGCCCGTAAAGAAGGCTGGCTGGAAGTAGCAGAATACTTTGAAGAAACTGCTGCCAATGAAAAAGAACATGCCGAGCAAATATTAAAACTGCTGAACGGAATTAATGGCACTGAGAAAAACCTGCAGGCCGCCGTAGAAAATGAATCCTTTGAATATGAAGATATGTATGTAGAATTTGAAAAGGTGGCCCGGGAAGAGGGAGAAGAAGAGGCAGCGGAATTATTTAAGGCCTTGCAAAAGGTGGAAAAACACCACGCTGAACGGTTTGCCCAGCTGCTGGAGTTATTAAAACAAGGAAAACTCTTATACAAAGATCAACCTGTAAAGTGGAAATGTAGAGAATGCGGCTACATTTATGAAGGCAACGAACCGCCGGAAGAATGTCCGCTGTGCAAACACCCGAAAAAATACTACAGACCCTTGGTGGAATAA
- a CDS encoding ABC transporter permease, which translates to METTTIITICTAAITAGTPLLFAALGEIFTERSGIINLGVEGMMLVGAVTGFMVAFLTANPWLGVMAAMFAGGLLALIHAALTVTLRANQVVTGLALTIFGTGLSGYLGKAYIGQPLVSSFKSVKIAFLSDIPIVGPIFFNHDPLVYLSFILVPLAWYYIYRTRMGLNLRAVGENPGSADSLGVSVSFTRYLYTVVGGMLAGVGGAYLSLAYAPSWMENMTAGRGWIAVALVIFAAWNPLYAMLGAYMFGGIDALGFRMQLMDVQVSAYFLSMLPYLCTILVLIIATRRSQTGGVGAPRALGVYYDREER; encoded by the coding sequence ATGGAAACGACAACAATTATTACCATTTGTACTGCTGCAATTACAGCCGGTACCCCGCTTTTATTCGCCGCCCTGGGGGAGATTTTTACCGAGCGTTCGGGTATAATCAACCTGGGTGTTGAAGGTATGATGTTAGTTGGTGCGGTAACAGGTTTTATGGTAGCCTTTTTAACGGCCAACCCTTGGCTTGGGGTGATGGCGGCCATGTTTGCCGGTGGCCTCTTGGCCTTAATTCATGCCGCCCTGACAGTAACCCTAAGGGCCAACCAGGTGGTGACCGGGTTAGCGCTGACCATTTTTGGTACAGGATTATCCGGTTATTTAGGCAAGGCATATATTGGGCAGCCTTTAGTATCCAGCTTTAAGTCAGTAAAAATTGCTTTTTTATCAGATATTCCAATTGTGGGGCCGATATTTTTTAACCATGATCCGCTGGTGTATCTAAGTTTTATTTTAGTTCCCCTTGCCTGGTATTATATTTACCGCACCAGAATGGGCTTAAACTTGCGGGCTGTGGGTGAAAACCCCGGTTCTGCCGATTCGCTGGGCGTCAGTGTTTCCTTCACCCGCTATTTATACACTGTGGTGGGCGGTATGCTGGCAGGGGTTGGCGGGGCCTATCTATCCCTTGCCTATGCACCCTCGTGGATGGAAAACATGACCGCCGGCCGGGGATGGATAGCGGTGGCATTGGTGATCTTTGCCGCTTGGAACCCCCTCTATGCAATGTTGGGTGCATATATGTTTGGCGGTATAGATGCACTTGGCTTTAGAATGCAATTGATGGATGTGCAGGTATCTGCATATTTTCTGAGTATGCTCCCTTATCTTTGTACCATCCTGGTACTGATTATTGCCACCCGCAGGTCTCAAACCGGTGGGGTGGGTGCCCCTAGGGCCCTGGGAGTATACTATGATCGGGAAGAACGATGA
- a CDS encoding BMP family ABC transporter substrate-binding protein, which translates to MLKKARLTLVLALVLAVAMLATACGGNDEPATGAGDDEEERMKVGFIYVSPTGDYGWTYAHEKARQYIEAQLDWVDAIYIEDVAEGPASEAEMQRLVNEGAKIIFTTSFGYMDSTIAVAERNPDVVFMHCSGDKTADNAGNYFGRIYQPRYLSGIAAGLQTETNTIGYVAAFPIPEVVRGINAFTLGVRSVNPDAVVKVIWTNTWYDPVKEKNAAKVLLDDGADIIAMHQDTPGPMQAAAEAGKYGVGYNSDMSVMVPDTVLTSPVWNWGPYYVEVIKSVKEGTWKPEAYWGGLESGVVDLAPFGPMVSDEVKELVEEKKELILSGEWDVFHGPIYDQDGNERVAEGEKLTDEEMLSIDWFVEGVIGTIN; encoded by the coding sequence ATGCTAAAAAAAGCAAGACTGACGCTGGTACTGGCACTGGTACTGGCCGTGGCCATGCTGGCCACAGCCTGTGGCGGCAATGATGAACCGGCCACAGGTGCAGGCGATGATGAAGAAGAAAGAATGAAGGTTGGGTTTATTTATGTAAGCCCCACCGGCGACTATGGTTGGACCTATGCCCATGAAAAAGCCAGACAATATATAGAGGCACAACTGGACTGGGTTGACGCAATTTATATTGAAGACGTGGCAGAGGGTCCTGCCAGTGAAGCAGAAATGCAGCGCTTGGTTAATGAGGGTGCAAAAATCATCTTTACCACCAGCTTTGGTTACATGGACAGCACCATCGCTGTTGCTGAAAGAAATCCCGATGTGGTGTTTATGCACTGCTCAGGAGACAAAACAGCTGACAATGCCGGCAATTACTTTGGACGGATTTACCAGCCCCGTTATTTGAGCGGTATTGCTGCAGGCTTACAAACTGAAACTAACACCATCGGTTATGTGGCAGCTTTCCCAATTCCTGAAGTGGTGCGCGGCATTAACGCCTTTACCCTGGGTGTTCGTTCCGTAAACCCGGATGCCGTGGTAAAAGTTATTTGGACTAATACCTGGTATGATCCTGTGAAAGAAAAGAATGCCGCAAAGGTACTCTTGGACGATGGTGCTGACATAATTGCCATGCACCAAGACACCCCCGGTCCTATGCAGGCTGCAGCAGAAGCCGGTAAATATGGTGTTGGCTACAACAGTGACATGAGCGTTATGGTTCCCGATACCGTATTAACCTCACCGGTTTGGAACTGGGGTCCATATTATGTGGAAGTTATTAAGTCAGTAAAAGAAGGCACCTGGAAACCGGAAGCTTACTGGGGCGGCTTAGAGTCAGGCGTTGTTGATCTGGCACCCTTTGGTCCCATGGTAAGCGATGAAGTAAAAGAGCTTGTGGAAGAAAAGAAAGAACTGATCTTAAGCGGTGAGTGGGATGTGTTCCACGGACCCATATACGACCAAGACGGCAATGAAAGGGTTGCCGAAGGTGAAAAACTCACCGACGAAGAAATGTTGAGCATCGATTGGTTTGTAGAAGGCGTAATAGGTACCATAAACTAA
- a CDS encoding S-layer homology domain-containing protein, translating to MRKIFLLFIIACMLSMAGPLAAAAEELTPGDLMALLPQGEPSDQLTRAEYAVMLSNAAGFSAMEARSPGNNTADAWYAEDLNKLLSYGIIQGYTDGTVRPDQTISRVEAVVMLSRVLGLPLLPADNIKVPGLEKHPWAAGPYTWCVKEGFLSQTANPSGIITRQEGDRLLVGAFATNNRGREINQKSQQMIKDAATMRISGKMNMIMELMPEMAQQVAGSKNNYLSFDTLMDTKFNSNQGLYQSISTSMPQLGDLTIPAINTEQYYNHEGMYMRIFDAATGQSEWIKYPSDMVPDFSTVNRNRNPIVSAELDEIFYYRVLDDVRIKGKDCYQVAFYGRINNFSQLMKMLAQDLPEVFNNELFRANQSLVDSMSFMGVSAIDKESYLPVRVNTQALITYNQKLLGEKLPFRALRTNYEFNYSDFNEPINIKLPEEVLEAKELTFN from the coding sequence ATGAGAAAGATTTTTTTACTTTTTATAATAGCCTGTATGCTGTCAATGGCAGGTCCCTTGGCGGCGGCTGCAGAAGAACTTACCCCGGGGGATTTGATGGCCTTGCTGCCCCAAGGGGAGCCCAGTGATCAATTAACTAGGGCAGAATATGCGGTAATGCTCAGTAATGCCGCCGGCTTCAGCGCAATGGAAGCAAGGTCACCCGGTAATAATACTGCCGATGCATGGTATGCAGAGGACCTTAACAAGCTGCTGAGCTATGGGATAATCCAAGGATATACCGATGGGACGGTACGGCCCGATCAAACCATCAGCCGAGTGGAAGCAGTGGTAATGCTAAGTAGGGTGTTGGGCTTGCCCCTTCTTCCGGCAGATAATATCAAGGTGCCGGGCCTGGAAAAACACCCCTGGGCGGCTGGGCCCTACACCTGGTGTGTAAAGGAAGGCTTTCTCTCTCAAACAGCCAACCCTTCCGGTATTATCACCAGGCAAGAGGGTGACAGGCTGCTGGTGGGAGCCTTTGCCACCAACAATCGGGGCAGGGAAATTAACCAAAAATCTCAACAGATGATTAAAGATGCAGCCACCATGCGCATATCCGGTAAAATGAATATGATTATGGAACTAATGCCGGAAATGGCCCAACAGGTGGCAGGCAGCAAAAATAATTACCTCAGTTTTGATACCCTTATGGATACTAAATTTAACAGCAACCAAGGCCTGTATCAATCAATATCTACCAGCATGCCCCAATTGGGTGACTTAACAATACCTGCAATTAATACGGAGCAGTACTATAACCATGAGGGTATGTATATGAGAATCTTTGATGCAGCCACTGGGCAGTCGGAGTGGATTAAGTACCCATCGGATATGGTGCCGGACTTTAGCACCGTCAACCGCAACCGTAATCCCATTGTCAGTGCAGAACTGGATGAAATTTTTTATTACCGGGTACTGGATGATGTGCGGATAAAGGGTAAAGATTGCTACCAGGTGGCCTTTTACGGCCGCATAAACAATTTTAGTCAACTAATGAAAATGTTAGCCCAGGACCTGCCGGAAGTATTTAATAATGAGCTGTTTAGGGCAAATCAGTCATTGGTTGATTCCATGTCCTTCATGGGTGTATCGGCAATAGATAAAGAAAGCTACCTGCCCGTCAGGGTGAATACCCAGGCATTAATCACCTACAATCAAAAGCTTTTGGGTGAAAAGCTGCCCTTTAGGGCCCTGAGGACAAACTATGAATTTAACTACAGTGATTTCAATGAACCAATAAACATTAAATTACCGGAAGAAGTGTTAGAAGCAAAAGAATTAACATTTAATTAA
- a CDS encoding ABC transporter ATP-binding protein — translation MSNNALIEMVNITKKFPGVLANDRVNFTVKEGEIHALLGENGSGKSTLMSILSGFYRPDEGEIFISGQRQVFKNPRDAIAAGIGMVHQHFKQVDIFTVAENVVLGSKELGLILRTKDVEKRLTQLSESYGLGVDPTAKIWQLSVGERQRVEIAKMLYRGSKILVLDEPTAVLTPQEVQELFTSLRQMAARGHGVVIITHKMHEVMDIADRVTVLRRGKSVATLSRSEVTAKELARLMVGHDFISTAKRQEKIIGKPMLEMSGVNAAAQGHRPGLHDISLTIGAGEIMAIAGIAGNGRRELAEVLVGLRNITSGSIVLDGKNIANQTSRQAINNAISYVPEDRLGTGLVPALGALDNLILKNYRSPGISKGLFINLKKAVAYSKKMIEDFEVKLTTLDAPVRLLSGGNQQRLLLARELSAEPKLVVAVFPARGLDIAATEAVHRLLLEQASRGTAVLLISEDLEEIFKLADRVGVLYKGELMGVVPVKETTPEEIGLMMLGSKKSEVKAS, via the coding sequence ATGAGTAACAATGCATTAATAGAAATGGTGAACATCACCAAAAAATTTCCCGGTGTGTTAGCCAATGACAGAGTAAATTTTACGGTAAAAGAAGGGGAAATACATGCCCTGCTGGGCGAAAACGGATCCGGTAAGAGTACGCTGATGTCTATTCTTTCCGGCTTTTATCGTCCGGATGAGGGTGAAATATTTATTTCAGGACAAAGGCAGGTTTTTAAGAACCCAAGGGATGCCATTGCCGCTGGCATCGGAATGGTTCACCAACACTTTAAACAGGTGGATATCTTTACTGTGGCCGAAAATGTAGTGTTGGGCTCCAAGGAACTGGGCCTTATCCTGCGCACCAAAGATGTGGAAAAGAGGCTAACACAACTATCCGAGAGCTATGGTTTGGGCGTGGATCCCACTGCTAAAATATGGCAGCTCTCTGTGGGGGAAAGACAGCGGGTAGAAATTGCAAAAATGCTTTACCGGGGCTCTAAAATATTGGTTTTAGATGAACCCACCGCAGTGCTCACTCCCCAAGAGGTGCAGGAATTGTTTACTTCGCTGCGGCAGATGGCAGCACGGGGCCATGGTGTGGTGATTATCACTCACAAAATGCATGAAGTAATGGATATTGCCGACCGTGTAACGGTGCTCCGCAGGGGAAAATCGGTGGCTACCTTATCCCGCAGTGAGGTAACGGCCAAGGAGTTGGCCCGGTTAATGGTGGGTCATGACTTTATTAGCACTGCCAAACGCCAAGAAAAAATAATCGGCAAACCAATGCTTGAAATGTCTGGGGTTAATGCCGCTGCCCAGGGCCACCGGCCGGGCTTGCATGACATATCATTAACCATTGGCGCCGGTGAAATAATGGCCATTGCCGGTATTGCCGGTAACGGCCGCCGTGAACTGGCTGAGGTCTTGGTGGGCTTGCGCAACATAACAAGCGGCAGCATAGTTTTAGACGGAAAAAACATAGCCAACCAGACTTCCAGACAAGCCATTAATAATGCCATCAGTTACGTGCCTGAAGACCGCCTGGGAACGGGATTGGTGCCGGCCTTGGGTGCGCTGGATAATTTAATCTTAAAGAACTACCGCAGCCCCGGCATAAGCAAAGGGTTATTCATTAACTTAAAAAAAGCGGTGGCCTATAGCAAAAAGATGATTGAAGACTTTGAAGTAAAACTCACCACCCTAGATGCCCCGGTGCGTCTCTTGTCCGGAGGTAATCAGCAGCGACTGCTGCTGGCCCGGGAGTTATCCGCTGAGCCAAAGCTGGTGGTGGCAGTTTTTCCCGCCAGGGGACTGGATATTGCTGCCACAGAGGCGGTGCATCGCCTACTGCTGGAACAGGCTTCCAGAGGAACGGCAGTACTGTTGATTTCAGAGGATTTAGAGGAAATATTTAAACTGGCAGACCGGGTGGGTGTACTTTATAAGGGCGAATTAATGGGTGTTGTGCCTGTAAAAGAAACTACCCCGGAAGAAATAGGCCTAATGATGTTAGGTTCTAAAAAATCGGAGGTTAAAGCTTCATGA
- a CDS encoding nucleoside recognition domain-containing protein, producing the protein MVTTETFKRGITKGIGTTWELVKVVVPVYIFVTFLSHTPLFDWLAGVCQPFMHYLGLPGEASLAIIMGYFLNIYAAIGVMVSLSLTHKQITILAVMLLICHSIFVETAICKRTGVNGTPIVIIRLVLSILSAVVLNFAL; encoded by the coding sequence ATGGTAACCACAGAAACATTCAAGCGCGGAATAACCAAAGGAATAGGCACCACCTGGGAATTGGTTAAGGTGGTGGTGCCGGTTTATATATTTGTGACCTTTTTAAGCCATACACCCTTGTTTGATTGGTTGGCCGGGGTCTGCCAACCTTTTATGCATTACCTTGGGCTTCCCGGAGAAGCATCTTTAGCCATAATTATGGGTTATTTCCTAAACATTTACGCAGCCATTGGGGTGATGGTGTCCCTTTCACTGACCCATAAACAAATAACCATTCTGGCGGTGATGCTGCTAATTTGCCACAGTATATTTGTAGAAACAGCCATATGCAAGCGTACCGGTGTAAACGGAACACCTATTGTTATTATTAGACTTGTTCTTTCTATATTAAGTGCGGTGGTGTTAAATTTTGCCCTTTAA
- a CDS encoding DegV family protein, producing the protein MFILAVKIVTDSTADLPQELLDQHKIAMVPLTVRFGEKLFKDRVEISPGEFYDLLQKNSDIPVSTSQPPPMDFFDTYKELAEEGHSIISIHISGDMSGTIQAAKLAKSMLPEADIHIIDSRSVSVGLGLLVLTAARAAEEGKSVDEVLELINYVLPKMKIYFVVDTLEYLAKGGRIGQATAYMGSLLNIKPILAVYEGEVQPVERLRGRNKAVNRMVELVKEQTECRRCRCIVAHAGNPQGLEDLLEKVRQNVKCEEILVSELGPVVGNHGGPGIVGLSFYTF; encoded by the coding sequence GTGTTCATTTTGGCAGTTAAAATTGTAACAGACAGTACCGCTGATCTGCCCCAAGAGTTGCTGGATCAGCATAAAATTGCAATGGTACCTCTCACGGTAAGGTTTGGAGAGAAATTATTTAAAGACCGGGTAGAAATATCACCCGGTGAATTTTACGACCTTTTACAAAAGAATAGTGATATACCGGTATCAACTTCACAGCCGCCTCCTATGGACTTTTTTGATACATATAAAGAATTGGCAGAAGAGGGGCACAGTATTATATCTATCCACATTTCCGGAGACATGAGTGGCACCATCCAGGCGGCAAAACTGGCAAAATCTATGCTGCCGGAAGCCGATATCCATATTATTGATTCGAGATCGGTAAGTGTTGGTCTGGGCTTATTGGTGCTCACCGCTGCCCGGGCAGCAGAGGAAGGAAAATCGGTGGATGAAGTACTGGAATTAATTAATTACGTCTTGCCGAAAATGAAGATATATTTTGTGGTGGACACCTTGGAGTACCTGGCCAAGGGTGGCCGCATCGGGCAAGCCACTGCTTATATGGGCTCACTGTTAAATATAAAGCCTATCTTGGCGGTCTATGAAGGTGAAGTGCAGCCGGTGGAAAGACTGCGGGGTCGTAATAAAGCCGTAAACAGAATGGTTGAGCTGGTAAAAGAGCAAACAGAATGCAGAAGGTGCCGCTGTATAGTGGCCCACGCCGGCAATCCCCAGGGACTGGAAGATTTGTTGGAAAAAGTTCGGCAAAACGTTAAATGCGAGGAAATCCTGGTAAGCGAATTGGGGCCGGTGGTGGGTAATCACGGTGGCCCCGGTATTGTAGGGTTATCATTTTATACCTTTTAA
- a CDS encoding cold-shock protein has translation MQGKVKWFSASKGYGFIESNEGGDVFVHFSAIDGEGFKTLNQGDLVEFEVTEGLRGPQASKVSVI, from the coding sequence ATGCAAGGAAAAGTAAAGTGGTTTAGCGCCAGTAAAGGCTATGGCTTTATTGAAAGCAACGAAGGCGGGGATGTCTTTGTTCATTTCTCTGCAATTGACGGGGAAGGTTTTAAAACCCTGAATCAAGGAGATCTTGTGGAGTTCGAAGTGACAGAGGGACTGCGCGGCCCCCAGGCAAGTAAGGTCAGTGTAATATAA
- a CDS encoding xanthine phosphoribosyltransferase: MQLLKDRILTEGKIISDHILKIDSFLNHQLDPHFIKAIGDEFARLYADQGVTKILTVEASGIAVGLMTGIALNVPVLFAKKKHAATIDHRYFSSSVYSYTKKEAVEIFVSKSYLKPEDRVLIVDDFLARGEALRGMHSIVKQAKATLVGVGIVVEKAFQGGGKELRAQGIRIESLARVASLKDGKVEFI; encoded by the coding sequence ATGCAGTTGCTCAAGGACAGAATACTGACAGAGGGAAAAATAATATCTGATCATATATTAAAAATAGACTCATTTCTCAACCACCAATTGGATCCGCATTTTATCAAAGCCATTGGTGATGAGTTTGCCCGCCTTTACGCAGACCAAGGGGTGACTAAAATCCTCACTGTGGAGGCCTCCGGCATTGCTGTGGGTTTAATGACCGGCATAGCACTCAATGTGCCGGTGCTTTTCGCCAAGAAAAAACATGCCGCCACAATAGATCACCGCTATTTTAGCTCTTCGGTGTATTCCTATACCAAAAAAGAAGCGGTTGAAATATTTGTTTCTAAATCTTACTTGAAACCTGAAGACCGGGTATTAATAGTGGATGACTTTTTAGCCCGGGGAGAGGCCTTGCGGGGCATGCATAGTATTGTAAAACAAGCAAAGGCCACCCTGGTGGGTGTGGGCATTGTGGTGGAAAAAGCATTTCAGGGCGGCGGTAAAGAACTGCGGGCCCAAGGTATACGCATTGAGTCACTGGCCAGGGTAGCCAGCTTAAAAGACGGCAAAGTGGAGTTTATATAA